In Nocardioides sp. InS609-2, a single genomic region encodes these proteins:
- a CDS encoding Glu/Leu/Phe/Val dehydrogenase — translation MTSTLQPAVTARGPLDDARTQLREATTILGYDEGLYSMLATPRREVTVSIPLRRDNGDTELLIGHRVQHNFSRGPAKGGLRYSPDVNLDEVRALAMWMTWKCALLDVPYGGAKGGVRIDPRNYSSAELERVTRRYTSEISPLIGPERDIPAPDIGTDENTMAWLMDTYSVQQGHTVLGVATGKPVSLGGSLGRATATSRGVVHVALAALRSRGIDPVGATAAVQGFGKVGSYAARFLAEAGVRVVAVSDQYGAIGSHAGLDIPSVEEHVDTHGSVVGFPAGEEVDDLLTLDVDLLVPAAIEGVVHAGNAEQVRAQVIVEGANGPTTPEADTILQSRGRLVVPDILANAGGVIVSYFEWVQANQAYWWSADEVEARLADRMTTAWDRVTEHAARLDLPLRTAATCLAVERVAQAHLLRGLYP, via the coding sequence ATGACAAGCACCCTCCAGCCCGCGGTCACCGCCCGTGGGCCGCTGGACGACGCCCGCACGCAGCTGCGTGAGGCGACCACGATCCTCGGGTACGACGAGGGTCTCTACTCCATGCTCGCCACACCGCGCCGCGAGGTGACCGTGAGCATCCCGCTACGCCGCGACAACGGTGACACCGAGCTCTTGATCGGTCACCGGGTCCAGCACAACTTCTCTCGCGGGCCGGCCAAGGGCGGGCTGCGCTACTCGCCCGACGTGAACCTCGACGAGGTACGCGCGCTGGCGATGTGGATGACCTGGAAGTGCGCGCTCCTCGACGTGCCGTACGGCGGTGCGAAGGGGGGCGTGCGGATCGACCCTCGCAACTACTCCTCCGCCGAGCTCGAGCGCGTCACCCGCCGCTACACCAGCGAGATCAGCCCGCTCATCGGTCCGGAGCGCGACATCCCGGCGCCGGACATCGGCACCGACGAGAACACGATGGCGTGGCTGATGGACACCTACTCCGTCCAGCAGGGGCACACCGTGCTCGGAGTGGCGACCGGCAAGCCGGTGAGCCTCGGCGGCTCCCTCGGGCGCGCCACGGCCACCTCACGCGGTGTCGTGCACGTGGCACTGGCCGCTCTGAGGTCGCGCGGCATCGACCCGGTCGGCGCGACGGCCGCGGTGCAGGGATTCGGCAAGGTCGGCAGCTACGCCGCGCGCTTCCTCGCCGAGGCCGGCGTCCGGGTGGTCGCCGTTTCGGACCAGTACGGCGCGATCGGCTCGCACGCCGGCCTGGACATCCCGTCGGTCGAGGAGCACGTCGACACGCACGGCTCGGTCGTCGGCTTCCCGGCCGGCGAGGAGGTCGATGACCTGCTCACCCTCGACGTCGACCTGCTCGTGCCCGCCGCCATCGAAGGCGTCGTGCACGCGGGGAACGCTGAGCAGGTCCGCGCCCAGGTCATCGTGGAAGGTGCGAACGGCCCGACCACCCCGGAGGCGGACACGATCCTGCAGAGCCGGGGCCGGCTCGTGGTGCCGGACATCCTGGCGAACGCCGGCGGCGTGATCGTGTCGTACTTCGAGTGGGTGCAGGCCAACCAGGCGTACTGGTGGTCTGCCGACGAGGTCGAGGCCCGACTCGCCGACCGCATGACGACCGCCTGGGACCGCGTGACCGAGCACGCAGCTCGGCTCGACCTCCCCCTGCGCACTGCGGCCACCTGCCTGGCCGTCGAGCGCGTTGCCCAAGCCCATCTCCTGAGAGGTCTCTACCCATGA
- the gabT gene encoding 4-aminobutyrate--2-oxoglutarate transaminase, whose amino-acid sequence MTNQYTGGPALLQERRVVTEIPGPESCALHARKNAAVAQGVGTTLPVYTVAAGGGVIVDVDGNSFIDFGSGIAVTTVGNSAPLVAAAVSEQVQAFTHTCFMITPYDAYVRVAEALNRITPGTHEKRSVLFNSGAEAVENAVKIARTYTKRQAIAVFDHAYHGRTNLTMAMTSKNMPYKSGFGPFASEVYRAPLSYPFRDVGIDGPAAARRAIDVLEKQVGAENLAAVVIEPIQGEGGFIVPADGFLPTLLEWCRANGVVFVADEVQTGFARTGAMFACDHEGVVPDLIVTAKGIAGGLPLSAVTGRAEMMDAPHVGGLGGTYGGNPIACAAALAVIETIDRDGLVERARAIGTTMLERLLSFADPRIGDVRGRGAMVAIELVKPGTDEPDADLTRAVAAAAHQQGLVVLTCGTYGNVLRFLPPLSMPDHLLAEGLDLLEQIFKDA is encoded by the coding sequence ATGACGAACCAGTACACCGGTGGCCCGGCACTCCTCCAGGAACGCCGCGTAGTCACCGAGATCCCCGGACCCGAGTCGTGTGCGCTGCACGCTCGTAAGAACGCCGCCGTCGCGCAGGGCGTCGGCACGACCCTGCCGGTCTACACCGTCGCCGCCGGCGGTGGCGTCATCGTGGACGTCGATGGCAACTCCTTCATCGACTTCGGCTCCGGCATCGCGGTGACGACGGTGGGCAACAGCGCACCCCTGGTTGCTGCGGCTGTGTCCGAGCAGGTGCAGGCCTTCACCCACACCTGCTTCATGATCACTCCGTACGACGCATACGTTCGCGTCGCCGAGGCCCTCAACCGGATCACCCCGGGCACCCACGAGAAGCGCAGCGTGCTGTTCAACTCCGGGGCCGAGGCGGTCGAGAACGCGGTGAAGATCGCCCGCACGTACACGAAGCGGCAGGCGATCGCCGTCTTCGACCACGCGTACCACGGCCGCACGAACCTCACGATGGCGATGACGTCGAAGAACATGCCGTACAAGAGCGGCTTCGGGCCTTTCGCGTCGGAGGTCTACCGCGCTCCCCTGTCCTACCCGTTCCGTGACGTCGGCATCGACGGCCCTGCGGCAGCCAGGCGTGCGATCGACGTCCTCGAGAAGCAGGTCGGTGCCGAGAACCTGGCCGCCGTCGTCATCGAGCCGATCCAGGGAGAGGGCGGGTTCATCGTCCCCGCCGACGGCTTCCTCCCCACGCTGCTGGAATGGTGCCGCGCGAACGGCGTCGTCTTCGTTGCCGATGAGGTGCAGACCGGCTTCGCCCGCACCGGCGCGATGTTCGCGTGCGACCACGAGGGCGTCGTACCCGACCTCATCGTGACCGCCAAGGGCATCGCCGGCGGACTGCCCCTCTCCGCGGTCACCGGACGTGCGGAGATGATGGACGCCCCCCACGTGGGCGGCCTCGGCGGCACGTACGGCGGCAACCCGATCGCCTGCGCCGCAGCGCTCGCCGTCATCGAGACCATCGACCGGGACGGCCTCGTCGAGCGTGCCCGCGCCATCGGCACGACGATGCTCGAACGGCTCCTGTCCTTCGCCGACCCCCGGATCGGTGACGTCCGCGGCCGGGGAGCGATGGTCGCCATCGAGCTCGTGAAGCCCGGCACCGACGAGCCCGACGCGGATCTCACCCGCGCGGTCGCCGCCGCCGCGCACCAGCAGGGCCTCGTGGTCCTGACCTGCGGCACCTACGGCAACGTGCTCCGGTTCCTGCCCCCGCTCTCCATGCCTGACCACCTCCTGGCCGAAGGCCTCGACCTCCTAGAGCAGATCTTCAAGGACGCCTGA
- a CDS encoding PucR family transcriptional regulator translates to MVDIADLCDDPSLALRAVSFPTPEAELRWVATSELPDPAPFLEGGELILTTGLATKEWRREWDGYVRRLVEAEVAALGFGTGLTHRRVPAALVRACEQHGLNLLEVPRETPFVAVSRSAAELLQKREQAEARAALAMQRQLTAAAVRPDARRSLVRRLAELLDGAACLLTFDGRVAEPSSGPRQHLLDLEAVRDELVRLRPQGRHASANVGTREASLVIVPIGLTGRPAHYLAAAVDGRLSESRRSAVTTAVALLALAAEQDRGRIAARRRLVERALSLLARGDVASALLLAAAADVPSLPSRLQAVHAAGSEDAVEDALGPLEEAGLLAAVVDGQLWLSASPAEVARHASGLGGLRVGVSGPVELADVADAHRTAALALEQATPLAPVVHWEHLVRSGPMALLDPPAADAFSRSFLAGLDDEQVQTLASFVRNHGSRLRVAKDLDVHRNTVRNRLAAIEAVVGRSLDDPATRASAWLALQVRLSS, encoded by the coding sequence ATGGTCGACATTGCGGATCTGTGCGACGACCCCTCGCTCGCACTGCGGGCGGTGAGCTTCCCGACACCGGAGGCGGAGCTCCGCTGGGTCGCGACGAGCGAGCTCCCCGACCCGGCGCCCTTCCTCGAGGGTGGCGAGCTGATCCTGACGACCGGGCTGGCGACGAAGGAGTGGCGACGGGAGTGGGACGGGTACGTCCGACGACTGGTGGAGGCTGAGGTAGCGGCACTCGGCTTCGGCACCGGGCTCACTCATCGGCGGGTGCCGGCCGCGCTCGTGCGGGCCTGCGAGCAGCACGGCCTGAATCTGCTCGAGGTCCCCCGGGAGACGCCCTTCGTCGCAGTGAGCCGCAGTGCGGCGGAGCTGCTGCAGAAGCGGGAACAGGCCGAGGCGCGTGCCGCGCTCGCCATGCAGCGCCAGCTCACGGCGGCGGCGGTTCGCCCCGATGCGAGACGCTCGCTGGTCCGCCGTCTCGCCGAGCTCCTCGATGGAGCCGCCTGTCTACTCACGTTCGACGGACGCGTGGCCGAGCCGTCATCGGGCCCGCGTCAACACCTGCTCGATCTCGAGGCCGTCCGCGACGAGCTGGTGAGGTTGCGACCACAAGGGCGCCATGCGTCGGCAAACGTGGGCACGCGCGAGGCCTCGCTGGTCATCGTGCCCATCGGGCTCACCGGCAGGCCGGCGCACTATCTGGCCGCGGCCGTCGATGGTCGGCTCTCCGAGAGCAGACGAAGCGCGGTCACCACCGCGGTCGCGCTCCTCGCCCTGGCCGCGGAGCAGGACCGCGGTCGCATCGCGGCGCGGCGCCGACTGGTGGAGCGGGCGCTTTCGCTCCTCGCTCGGGGTGACGTGGCGAGCGCGCTGCTCCTTGCTGCCGCTGCCGACGTGCCTTCCCTGCCGTCGCGACTGCAAGCGGTCCATGCAGCCGGCTCCGAGGATGCCGTCGAGGACGCCCTCGGCCCACTCGAGGAAGCTGGACTCCTGGCGGCGGTGGTGGACGGGCAGCTGTGGCTGTCCGCCTCGCCGGCCGAGGTCGCTCGTCATGCCTCCGGTCTGGGAGGGCTTCGAGTCGGAGTCAGTGGGCCGGTCGAGCTGGCCGACGTCGCCGATGCACATCGCACCGCTGCCCTGGCGCTCGAGCAGGCTACGCCGCTCGCACCGGTCGTGCACTGGGAGCACCTGGTCCGCAGCGGGCCAATGGCTCTGCTCGATCCACCGGCAGCCGACGCGTTCAGCCGCTCGTTCCTGGCCGGGCTCGACGACGAGCAAGTGCAGACCCTGGCGTCGTTCGTACGCAACCACGGCTCGCGGTTGCGGGTGGCCAAGGACCTCGACGTACACCGCAACACCGTGCGGAACCGCCTGGCGGCCATCGAGGCCGTGGTGGGGCGATCCCTCGACGACCCGGCCACCCGGGCGTCGGCCTGGCTGGCACTTCAGGTGCGGCTCAGTAGCTGA
- a CDS encoding ABC-F family ATP-binding cassette domain-containing protein, giving the protein MSGTLVAKDLAGGHGHRTLFESLNLTVAPGDVVGVVGANGAGKSTLLRLLAGAAEPMAGTVSAAPADALVGWLPQEHERVPGETVAGYLARRTGAAAATTAMEDGAAALEQGGSGADDEYAAALDHWLASGAPDLDDRIPATLADLGLVVGADALMTSLSGGQAARVALAALLLSRFDVVLLDEPTNDLDLDGLERLESFVRGLRAGVVLVSHDREFLARCVTRIVELDLAQHQVAVYDGGYDAFLEERDVARRHAREAYEQFADKKSDLQARARTQREWSSQGVRNAMKKSPDNDKIRRRAQTESSEKQAQKVRQMESRIARLDEVEEPRKEWVLHFDIAPAPRASSVVATLDGATARRGDFVLGPVSAQVSAGDRIGITGPNGAGKTTLLRLLLGHDAPDEGRASRGASVAVGEIDQARTSLVEDVPLGDAFEAAVPAMTAAEVRTLLAKFGLKADQVASLVGRLSPGERTRAAMALLQARGVSLLVLDEPTNHLDLPAIEQLERALDRYDGTLLLVSHDRRLLENVRLDQRWDVDGGRVTVH; this is encoded by the coding sequence GTGAGTGGCACTCTGGTAGCGAAGGACCTGGCCGGGGGCCACGGACACCGCACCCTCTTCGAGTCCCTGAATCTGACCGTCGCCCCGGGTGACGTGGTCGGGGTGGTCGGCGCCAACGGTGCCGGCAAGTCCACCCTTCTGCGGCTGCTCGCCGGCGCGGCCGAGCCGATGGCGGGCACCGTCTCCGCTGCTCCCGCCGACGCGCTCGTCGGCTGGCTGCCACAGGAGCACGAACGGGTCCCCGGCGAGACCGTCGCCGGCTACCTCGCGCGTCGTACCGGTGCGGCAGCCGCGACGACGGCGATGGAGGACGGCGCCGCTGCGCTGGAGCAGGGTGGATCCGGAGCAGACGACGAGTACGCCGCGGCGCTGGACCACTGGCTCGCCAGCGGAGCACCCGACCTGGACGACCGCATCCCCGCCACCCTGGCCGACCTCGGTCTGGTCGTCGGCGCCGACGCGCTGATGACGTCGCTCTCCGGTGGCCAGGCCGCCCGGGTGGCGCTCGCAGCGCTGCTGCTGAGCCGCTTCGACGTCGTACTGCTCGACGAGCCGACCAACGACCTCGACCTCGACGGCCTCGAGCGGCTGGAGTCGTTCGTGCGCGGCCTCCGCGCCGGCGTCGTGCTGGTCTCCCACGACCGGGAGTTCCTGGCCCGCTGCGTCACCCGCATCGTCGAGCTCGACCTCGCCCAGCACCAGGTCGCGGTCTACGACGGCGGGTACGACGCGTTCCTCGAGGAGCGTGACGTCGCGCGACGGCACGCGCGCGAGGCCTACGAGCAGTTCGCAGACAAGAAGTCCGACCTGCAGGCGCGAGCGCGGACCCAACGGGAGTGGAGCTCCCAGGGTGTCCGCAACGCGATGAAGAAGTCGCCCGACAACGACAAGATCCGGCGCCGCGCCCAGACCGAGTCGTCGGAGAAGCAGGCGCAGAAGGTGCGCCAGATGGAGTCGCGGATCGCGCGCCTCGACGAGGTCGAGGAGCCGCGCAAGGAGTGGGTCCTGCACTTCGACATCGCCCCGGCGCCGCGTGCCTCCAGCGTCGTCGCCACCCTCGACGGCGCGACTGCACGCCGGGGCGACTTCGTCCTCGGCCCGGTCTCGGCGCAGGTCAGTGCCGGCGACCGCATCGGCATCACCGGCCCCAACGGGGCCGGCAAGACCACACTGCTGCGCCTGCTTCTCGGCCACGACGCACCGGACGAGGGTCGTGCCTCCCGGGGCGCCAGCGTCGCCGTGGGCGAGATCGACCAGGCCCGCACCTCGCTCGTCGAGGACGTGCCGCTCGGCGACGCATTCGAGGCCGCCGTACCGGCCATGACCGCAGCAGAGGTGCGCACGCTGCTGGCGAAGTTCGGGCTCAAGGCCGACCAGGTCGCGAGTCTCGTGGGACGACTCTCCCCCGGCGAGCGCACCCGGGCCGCGATGGCGCTGCTCCAGGCCCGCGGGGTGAGCCTGCTCGTCCTCGACGAGCCGACCAACCACCTCGACCTGCCCGCGATCGAGCAGCTCGAGCGGGCCCTGGACAGGTACGACGGCACGTTGCTGCTGGTCTCCCACGACCGACGGCTGCTGGAGAACGTCCGGCTGGACCAGCGGTGGGACGTCGACGGCGGCCGGGTGACCGTGCACTGA